AAAATCTGTGTGTGGCACTTGCCTGCAAGGGGACACCTTCGGGGTAGCGTTGCTGCAGCTCAGAGGGGAAATATCCATCCATGATGTCCTGCAGGCATTGCTGAAACAACAGGAGAGCTCCTGGTCACACCTCAGAATTTCTGTTGAGCTCAGCACTGATCTTTCCGCTGGGCTGCTTCTGTTTGTGGTGTTGTGGCCGTGCAGAAAGATCTGCATCAAAGACACAGAACCTCCACCCCTAAAAATTACTGTACAAGGCTTTAAAGGCACGCTGGGGATGCAGGTGTGCAGCTGGGCTCCTTTGCAGGACTGAGATGAGCTCAGAAGCCCCATGCCctttccctggcagggtggctCTGATTCCTCTCCAGCCCTGTCCATACCTGTGTGGCTGGGTGCTGGTAGGGCTGGAAGGCTCCGTGTCCCACGATGATCCCATTTTGGTACAGGGTGAGAGGGAGGGGCTCTGGCCACCTCAGCCGAGCCCCCCGGGGCGTGTGCTCGATCTGAGAAATGCCCTCTCCGACCAGCGAGTTCAAATCCTTAATGTTCTCCAAGATTAAATCAAAATCGATCTGGGCTTTGCAAACAACAAAAGAGGGATCAGAGTTATGGGGGAAGGGGTGGTGGCTGCACAGGTTTCTCTGTATGAATTCGAGGTGTGTTTGAACCCtgacatttctgtgctttgccctTCGGATGTTTGCAGAACCTTTTGCAGTGCCAGGTTCACATCCTTGCTAAACCACAAGGCAGAGGATGCAGGGCTGGGGCCGCAGGCTcagagctccagagcagctcctggagcccaCACTGGGATCCTGGGCTTGCTGATCCTCTCAGgagccctgtgctgtccctgtgcaaTGCAGGATGAGGAACTGCACGAGTTGGATTAACCAGATTGGATCAATGGATCATGGCACAGGTGCTGAGGAGGTGCCAGTGtaaacagcagggcagggactcTGCCAGGATGTTTGTCTGGGTGTTTGAGGGTAACAGGGTGAAGCAGTAAAAGGGTTGTGATGGGACAGAGGAATTAcgtgaaaagagaaaatgagagaaaaggtCTAAATTAAGTTAAAGTTCTTAgttgttctgcttttttatgAGTTGCTGAAGGATGATGTGGAAATACCCTTGAAAAGAGACAGTGAGCTGAAACCAAAAACTGTTTCTGTTGATCTCACTCTGTCTCTCCCCTCCTGCATCTAAGGGAAGGCTTAGTCTAATATTTGCATGGTGGTTCGGAAGAAACATTGGCTCTAcaatccaaataattttcttttttttcctctgttaccACTTCCTAAGGACACTGCCAAAGCTGCTTGGACCCCAGACAGCAGAGTTAGGTCTCAATTAAACCCTCACGTGGTGGCtgggaggaaaagcaaacaatacTCCCTGATGGAGCCAGGATCTGTGGGTAAGTTACTACAGCTCCTGTGTACACAAAGCACCTGATTCTGTTTCCACCCACTTTATGTCAATGTCATTAGAGCAGTCAAGCCTCAAATGTGCAAGGCTTGTGAATTCTGCAGGAAACAGCTTTGTGAAATCTCCTCCTGAAGGGCTGAGCCACCAggttttctgttcttcctccaGAAGGGTGTACAAAATACAGGAACATAAAATTAAACCTTCTGCTGAGCTCCTGTTAGATTGTTCCATATCTGTGTCCCCTAAGAGGGATTGATGTGAACATCTTGGCACAGGATCCCAAATTCTGAAGACCCAAATCTTGAGGTTTTGGTGTTTATCTACTCTCCCTTCTCTGAGCATGCAGTGGGAGCTGGGGTAGCAGCTTCAGCCACGAGTGCTGGTGCTTTACCTGGCCTGCAGAGgttccctgctgccagctcctcctCATCCTGGAGTGATTCTGTATCTTCCAGCTGGTGCCTTGTCTCTCCGACCCAAATCAGACCATAGTCATTCAGGAACCGCTGGAGGAGAAAAGTCAGGTCAGCTTTGCTgaccagagctgcagaaaactgGAAATGGGAGCCTGAAAGTGGTCAGCTGTGGCTGTGAGAGGCAGAGAGGTAGAAAAGGTTTGTCTGGGGCAGTGATAACAGCTctgtcagcagcagggaaaaaggaggaaagattTGTAGTGGCAGAGAACCTCCCAagactgcaggagctgagctttTCTACAGCTCTGGAGATCAGAATGAAGCTTGCAGGAGGCCCAGGAGTTGGTGTGTTTAAAACTTTCTCCTGCCTCGCTGCTTACATCTAACCTGCTCCTTCTTTTCAGAGGTGAAGGGTTGTGGTGGTCAAAGGGGCAGCTTGAAAAAGGCCCAAGTGGGGCTGCAAAGATCTCAAACCAGAGGAGCAGCTGGCTCAGGGCAAGCagagcagcctcacctccatcTCCCCgacctggctctgcagctgaaGGCACCTCATTTCCAGTTCTTCTGTGGTGGATGAGTCAGAAGCATCTGTAAAAGAAAACCTGATGTTCTTATGTAGATCCTCAAAGAGCTGTGGATCATCTATGTCACACAGGGCAAAGTCCCAGCAGCACCTGTCTGTGCTCAGGGAACTCACACCCGTAGGACACAGGGGCTGAATGTCACAATTTACCCTGCAGTGGTTTGACAACAATGCTGACAGACTAAAAAATAGCTGTGAACAGCCCTGGGCAAGTTTTGTGCTCTGGGAGTTGATGTGAGTGGTGCTGTTGGCAACCATACAGTGGAAATTGCTTGGCTCCCTCAGCCTTAAGGAGCCCAAAATGAGCAGGTGTCCACTGAAGCTGGATCCTGAAATCTTGGCTGGGTGGCAGCATGAAGAGGTACACACCACGTGTCTGTGGTTTGACAGACACATCTGTGTTTTGTGCTCAGGAAATGGAGAACTCACCACAGCTCTGCACAATGTACAGTTCAGCATTGCAGGAAATGTGTGTGGgctccagctggggctgggaagctgctggaTTTAGGGAGCTGAATAAGGGGGGGAAGGACCTCAGTGACTCACTGAAAGCTGGGTTCAATTTAGAGCTAGGCTGGACCTGGAATCCCGTGGGAGTCTCCAAGTGGGTTTTTGGTTTCTCTCAGCTTTCCTGCCTGTTTGAACTCTGCAGTATTTACTGCTCTTTGGTTTTCTGACCATCCTTGGATGTCTGTGATTGGCTTCACACTCAAGGAAActtaaaaacccacaaaaaatgGGTCAGGAAATGATGCTTGCACCACACCAGAGTAACAGATACAACAGAGGCTCCTGTGTTTTGAAGCCAAGGACAGCTCAGAGAGGTCCCCAGGCCTGCTCTGTAGCTCTCCCACAGCTGCCAAAGAGAGAGCAATTTTTACCTTCTCCTTCTTCAAGAGTCTTTATCCTCTCCTCCAGTTCAGCAATCCTCCTGTCCTTCAGGGGCAGAACAAACAATGACCTGGGTCAGGTCCTGGCCCTCAGCACCTCCAGGCACAGTTTGCACAATTAGTCAGGGCTGGTGCAGGTCCTCTCACCCCACCCAGGGACAGGCTAAAGGGTGAGAAGGGCTGAATCACCTCACAAACACCTTAATTAGACTCAAATGAGGGATGGGATAAGTAGAGAACTCCAGGAATAGGTGACCCATCTGCACGAGATGCTCCAGCTCAGATCTGCAGGGAGGGGCTGATccagaaagaaaaccagcatCTGTGCAGCcactccttaaaaaaaaaaaaaaaaacaaaccccaaacaaacaaaaaaggtgtTTATTCTAAGCTTTTAAAGGGTATTTATTCTAAACATTTAAAGGGTATTTATTCTGTTCAGTGAGGCAGAGGCTCTGCTGTGTGAACAGCTGctgtttcagaaaacaaaagggGGAATGCACCaccacagggggaaaaaaccaataATTCTGAAGCCAGAGAGCTGCTGATCTTAGTGCCGAGGGTCACTGCTGCTAGAAGTCCCAGCAGGGACTGTCCCCTCTGCCACCCCAAGGCCTGATCCCACTGCTCTGTTGCTTTGTAATGGGCTCGTTTGGGTAATTAACAGCAGGCCACAGATGAATTTCTGAGCCCACAAAAAGAATGAGAGGTGGAACTCCTGTGGCAGGGGACAGAGCAGGCTCAGCAAGAGGCTGACTTTTACCTTCAGCTGGATTTCTTGTGCTTGTTTCTCTATTTTTTGTTCCAACAGAGAGATTTTTTCTGCCAGAGAGGACACGAACTCCACGTCAGCATGAGCTGCACCTGGAAGCACAAATACATGTGAGCAGGGTTGGGGTGCACAGGGAACCCCACACCAGAAATCCTGGTctgccacagcagggaggaCTTTTTGGGTAGGAATCCCTTGGTCCCTGGTGTCACCAACTCGTTGTGTGTGCAAAAAGAGGGCACAGATCTGGCCTGGGGTGTCACCAAAAAACTGATGGCCCAGAACCCCCAAATCACTAAGGGGCTTTACCCTCCATGTTCTTTTCCAGCGTTGTCCCCTGGAGCAGGAGTGGAGGCTGCCCTGCAGGTTTTCCTTGTCCTAGGAGACAGCTTGACATGTcctgaaaaaggaagagaacagGTCAGTGTTTGAACACAGCTTCTCCAAAAGCATGTAAAGAAATATCGAGGTTGTACTGAGTGAAAGAGAGGGCAGGTGGTCCATCAGTGCCATCAGTATTCCCAAATATCTGGGCGTGTGTGGGCTCTCCTCGGGAGTCAAGGACCATGGGAAGGAGCAatgccagcagctggaagagtGAGCACAAAGTGCAGCTTGCAGAAAGAGACCACAACACTTGCACAGAGAGGCAGAAACCAGTGAAATAGagttattttactgaaaaaaggCACAGTTCTCTGCTATTAACAGAAGCAGCAAACTGCACTGGGAGCAAAATGGGAGTTTTTGCTCTGAAATTGAGTAGGGGGGATGTGATGTTAAATGGAACTGTAAAAATGTTGGTCTGATTGAGGATGTGGAAATGTCCTGTTACTTGTCTGCTTTTGGACACTTGTAGGGAAGAGAGACTACATTTATTGTGCAGAGGGTGAGAACAGCCTTACCTGTGAGCAAGAATAACAGGGGATAACATATGAAATAAATTACAGCTTCCTTAactttgggggtgtttggtggattaattttctaaatagaattgaaaagctgtaaaaaaaaaaatcccaaactgtACATTTTTGTGATCCTCTTGTCACCCCAGTCCATGTACCCTcgttttctgtgaaaaatgggCAGTTTGAGGGACTGGGGAGGGGGGCAAAAAGTGGATCCAAATAATGGGGATAACAAGGGGGTGATGGGGGGGAAGGGCCTTGGAGGTCCTGACAGGGCTGGGCGTACCCGGGGTGTGGTGGGGAGACCCTCGTGGGGAGATactggaatttggggggaataCCCGAATTTGGGGGGGTCCCCGCCCTCCCCAGGCCCTCACTCACCCCCCCGCCGCCATCTTGTTTAGCGGCGGTTGCCACGGCGACGCGGGGACCGCTGCGATTGGTCGGAGGCTGATCACGTGTGGGAGACGGCAGCCTCTGGGAACTACGATTCCCAGAATGCACCGCGCGCGTTCTCCCGGGATACCGGGACCGGACCGAGAGTGGGTCCCGTttccctcctcagccccctctccgggcacacacacacacctgagGCACCTCACGCCGTGCAGCTCCTCCCGATGCCTCACCTGCTTCTCACCTGGGCACCGCCGATGCCCTGAACTCCATCCCAGGAGCCTTTCCTGGCTGTCCTCCACCCTACGTGCTGCCTCCGTGCTGCTCTCCAGTGAGCTCGGCCTCCCCAGCTGGAGGTGAACGGGACAGGTCAATTATACCTCCAATTTTACCTGCTTTGATGGAGGTTCACAGAAccacggaatggtttgggctcGAGGaacctcaaagctcatctcattcccaccccctgccaggggcagggacaccttccactatcccaggttgatCCAAACCCTGGCCAACCTCGCCTTGGACACTTCTAGTGATGTTGGCGTTGCTCAAGGGACTTTTGTCTCAACGTGCCTAAAGAGCAAAAGTGAGCTAAATTTGGTGAAGCTTTTCTGCAGAAGCGCCCTCGGCTGTGAGCAGAAGCTGGCAGGGAACTCACCACAACGTGTACGGACCCAGACAGCAGGTGTGTGCTCTCAGCACGTTCCAGTGGCTTTATTCATTTCAAACCATCTTAACATCACCAGATCCCTtttgtttcctgctgctgcagggtgaggGAGCTCAGAGATCTGTTGTGAGGAGACGGATTTGGGGGGAGTTAAAGGAAGCAGTTCCTTTATTTAGGATCTGTAACTGAAATCCCAAGGACACCCTGGCTCCAGCTCCACCTGGAGGGAAGGAGGTTTGTTCCTCCCAGCCTTGGCTTCAATCTGCAAACCCTCAGTGATCCAGGGAGGGTTTCAGTCACTCTTTGTCCTCGGTGGGTGTGAGGACAGAGAGAccccagggaaaagcagaaccTGAGGGGTTTCAGCCTTTCCTTTAACTTTTTCTTCGGGCATGCACAGTTGCTTCTTTTTACAtacttgcaaaaaaaccccGCTGTAGTCCTTTTTATCTGTTTCTCCACTGGTTGCAGCCATGTTCATCACCCCGTGTTCATCCCTTTACATCCTTTTATCTTATTTACCACTTAGTCTTCCAGCTCTGTTCAGCAGCCCCAGGGGAACTGAACATTTCTGTATTCTGTTACTTATCCCTGTCAAGCCATggaacagggagcaggagctgctctcatGCCAGGGGAAGTAAAGAAACAGCTCCAGGGTCTGGAGATCCCCATGCCACAACTGGCATCTTTTttctcacagcacaggcagcagatgTGACTTCCCCAAACCTCTCTGGGTGCCGGAGGCTTTTGGGGAAGGAAGGTGTGATTGGTGCAGCGGTGCCACCGCCGAGCTTAAAGgctcagagcagagggggaAGTGTCACAGCCCCCGCAGAGCCCCGGCCATGCCACCCCTGCAGCGTgccagcctgctcctgctgctcgcCCTGCTCGCCCTGTGTCTGGTAAGGACAGGCTGGGGGtccagccagctgtgcccagatgTGGGGAGGGTTCAGGCAGGGAGGAGTTTCTGCTTTTGGCTGAAAATCTCTGGTTTCGGTTTTCTCTTGGGCTTTACCCGCTGCAATTTTACCGAGAgctttgtgctgtgctctggaagGTCCAAACGCTTCCATGTGGTGCTTTTGGAAAGCTTTTCCTTAACTTTGAGAGTAGTTCTCACGTCTGTAGCGCTCACCCGGAGCTCTCCAGCCCATCTTCCagcctctccttttccccctggcccagcctgcaGTGGGGATGCTGAGCGTGGGTGGCTGGAAGGGCTGGGTGGACACACAGCTGTGGTATCCTCTCACCTCTCCCCACTTGATGTTATTTCCCCTCCTGCTGGGGGGCCCCATCGGGGCTTAGTCCTGGGTGGGTAAGGACGAACTCACCAGCACTTTTTGGGAGTATGATACGCTTTGGGGCagctttttaaattctttttttccccagcaataTGTTGGTAACGGGGCCAGATCTGTCTGTGCTTATTTCGTGGAAGTTCCACGCTGCTGCTGGCTCCACAGGGTGCATTTACTTTTTGGGATTTCCTTTCTGTAAACCAGGCGTAGGGGCAGAACAGAGTTTTGGGCTCCATTCCTGGTCCTTTCCCATCTCCGGAGGGACTCTGAGGAGGGGTGTGGGACAATGTGTTTCACAGTGGGAAACGGCAGCACTTttccagcagccagagcagtgtTAGAGAAAGAAGCTGCCCTGAAATGGCCACAGGCTGGTCGTGCTGCGTTTCACACGTCCTCCCTattagcagcagcagcccagggtcGGGGtccctcctccccctgcccctcGGTTCCAGCACGGGCGTTTCCCACACCCCACCTTGttctgctgcagggctgtgacCCGGTACCTTTTCACCACTTCCTCACCGAAACGGAGGAGCAGAGACCACTCCCCGCCTTCCACTTCCCCCCTAATTTCTAAAAACCCCGTGGTTAGAAGCAGCGTAGAgaatccagggagagctcaatTCCCTCCCTGCGCTGGGATAAGCCCAAAGCCAAGAGCCGAGTGGGAAGGGGAAGCTGCCAGGGGACAGGAGGCTGTTTGTCCTGCCTGGACTGGGGCACTGGCGGCTCCTTTTGCCCTCAGGACCATCCTGTGAGTGCTCTCAGGGATTTCaccatcctgctgctgttggaggTGTCGTCTGAAGCTCTTTTCCATCCCCAGTGCCTCGGCCACGCTAAGGATGATCTTCCCAAAGTTCCTGTCCCGACCAACGCCACGAGCGAgaccagcagcagcctgagcccGTCCTGTGCCAGCTCCCCGCTCCTCTCGCTcgccctggggctgctggcagggttcctgctgtgcctgctctgaGCCACAGgggtccctgcagccccccgCCCCTGGACCCCCCGAGATGACCGTCCCCACCGTGGCAACCCTCGCACGGCACCGCTCCCGTTCCTGTCGCCCCCCGCTCTCCTCGTCCTCTCGGTTTTGGGGAGCAAAGCAATAAACGCGTTGGTCCCGACACCTCGGGCTCGTCTCCGCCTTCTCCCGCTCCGGTACCGGGGCTCACGGGGGCGTAGTACCGGGCTCTTACCCGGGGCTTCAACCCTCGGGGGTGGAGGGACCGGGTGGGGCCGGGCCCGAGccggggagcagggctgggacctCCGAGTgttcccccagtgtccccccagtatcc
Above is a genomic segment from Cinclus cinclus chromosome 26, bCinCin1.1, whole genome shotgun sequence containing:
- the UBXN11 gene encoding UBX domain-containing protein 11; amino-acid sequence: MSSCLLGQGKPAGQPPLLLQGTTLEKNMEGAAHADVEFVSSLAEKISLLEQKIEKQAQEIQLKDRRIAELEERIKTLEEGEDASDSSTTEELEMRCLQLQSQVGEMERFLNDYGLIWVGETRHQLEDTESLQDEEELAAGNLCRPGKAVVCKAQIDFDLILENIKDLNSLVGEGISQIEHTPRGARLRWPEPLPLTLYQNGIIVGHGAFQPYQHPATQQCLQDIMDGYFPSELQQRYPEGVPLQVTDRRDVVFQKPDPPGSFPGLGHVVGTSESNQVQETSKIPGPRSSSEQVPNELSKPPEHRGRVGSARGVAGAAPQGSGGQQNGKEILLETPGLAALERCRVKPAEEAGAPGPDFCTLRIRSESGEQTFEVRMLLSDTVGDLRQHLAHIRGGNSDSYEIISTFPQRVYADNSRSLQECGLVPSASLLLRRRDPSQKTA